The genome window TTTTCCAGCGCCCGGGGTGCGCCGGCCAGACTGCCGTGCTTCCCCATCTGCTCCAGCTCCCAGGCGGCGTCGCGCACACGGACAGCTCCAATGGTGGCCGCGGCGCCCTTCAGGCTGTGGGCGTGATAGTCCACCTGCTTGGCACTGCCGGCCTGCACCGCCTCGGACAGCCTGGCGGCATGATCCTCCGCTTCTTCCAGGAACACGCGCAGGTATTC of Anaerolineae bacterium contains these proteins:
- a CDS encoding Hpt domain-containing protein — encoded protein: EYLRVFLEEAEDHAARLSEAVQAGSAKQVDYHAHSLKGAAATIGAVRVRDAAWELEQMGKHGSLAGAPRALEKLLQEIESVRRITAR